The Capsicum annuum cultivar UCD-10X-F1 unplaced genomic scaffold, UCD10Xv1.1 ctg63541, whole genome shotgun sequence genome contains a region encoding:
- the LOC107868565 gene encoding uncharacterized protein LOC107868565 has product MAKTYIKADFDRLMEDINKIDNRVKEYMFDIGYEKWSIAHAHVSRSIFMKLNIAGSLNSANRDARDLPIKKFLQFMMDLVMRWNNEHRQHSEATFTELGNKYNIIIRENLILSNKMKVMGSTHYSYAVIDETGKRNIVCMHEKNAPAYNFK; this is encoded by the exons ATGGCCAAAACGTACATAAAGGCAGACTTTGATCGGCTTATGGAAGACATAAACAAAATCGATAATAGGGTGAAGGAGTATATGTTTGATATCGGCTATGAAAAATGGTCCATAGCTCATGCCCATGTCAGCAGGTCGATATTCATGAAGTTAAACATAGCAGGGTCCTTAAATTCAGCAAATAGAGATGCAAGAGACCTGCCAATTAAAAAATTCCTACAGTTTATGATGGATCTGGTCATGAGATGGAATAATGAGCATAGACAACATTCAGAAGCAACATTTACAGAACTGGGAAacaaatacaatataataataagGGAAAATCTCATTCTATCAAATAAAATGAAG GTGATGGGTTCTACTCATTATTCTTATGCAGTCATTGATGAAACTGGAAAAAGAAACATTGTTTGCATGCATGAAAAAAATGCTCCTGCCTACAATTTCAAGTAG